One genomic segment of Candidatus Wallbacteria bacterium includes these proteins:
- a CDS encoding ABC transporter ATP-binding protein, which yields MDGKSIPFLKRLLPYFGLQKKRLILSFITVIVITCVQLCRPMILRYIIDKAIPHKDLQMALNAGLLFVLCLIVGAAFGYLQTLILSRAGMEIIRELKSRVFSHVLSQGMSFFDKNQPGKLLSRTESDTDKLKDVFTQMTMALLTTSFMLIGILAIILREQPGFGIWLVILSPILLFCFHFYLAFIFKQYTLIREKNAELTGYIAEYVQGVPLIQLYSIKQAACKMLLFYQNEKVRLEMKANFVDTCIFWSAFSFISEVLVFIWLFIYSCGKIFQNQMSIGTMVMYFELTRQFFYPLLGLLQTFSQLQSSVASGNRIFELFDTRSEVLDNIQTEEKVRFSGSINFENISFSYALEPVLKNVSFEVKKGEHLAIVGASGSGKTTCTNLLLRFYDPQSGRITIDGRDIRSYRLSDLRRDISLVLQEIYLFPGTIMENLKFSDTSLSDERVIEAARLLGAHEFIARKPDGYNTVLSERGGNLSLGERQLLSFTRALIKDPEILILDEATSSVDVITEHRLQESLKKLMEGRTAIIIAHRLSTIRNADKILVFENGEIVEQGRHDDLLARGGIYDRLIKIQAVASCLQQKILSAEGSP from the coding sequence ATGGACGGTAAAAGCATTCCTTTTTTGAAGCGACTGCTGCCCTATTTCGGCCTGCAGAAAAAGCGGCTGATTCTTTCTTTTATCACAGTGATCGTGATCACCTGCGTGCAGCTCTGCCGCCCCATGATCCTGCGCTACATCATAGACAAGGCCATCCCGCACAAGGATCTCCAGATGGCCTTGAACGCAGGGCTGCTGTTCGTGCTCTGCCTGATTGTAGGAGCAGCTTTCGGATATCTCCAGACCCTGATCCTTTCCAGGGCAGGCATGGAGATCATCAGAGAGCTGAAATCCAGGGTTTTCAGCCATGTGCTCTCCCAGGGCATGAGCTTTTTCGACAAGAATCAGCCTGGCAAGCTTCTCTCACGCACAGAGTCGGATACAGACAAGCTGAAAGACGTATTCACCCAGATGACCATGGCACTGCTGACCACCTCATTCATGCTGATCGGAATCCTGGCCATCATTCTGCGCGAACAGCCTGGTTTCGGGATCTGGCTGGTGATCCTCTCGCCCATACTTTTATTCTGCTTTCATTTCTACCTGGCTTTCATTTTCAAGCAATACACTTTGATCAGGGAAAAGAACGCGGAGCTCACCGGATACATTGCCGAGTATGTCCAGGGCGTGCCTCTGATCCAGCTTTATTCGATCAAACAGGCTGCCTGCAAAATGCTGCTGTTTTATCAGAACGAAAAAGTCAGGCTGGAAATGAAGGCCAATTTCGTGGACACCTGCATTTTCTGGTCAGCATTTTCCTTTATTTCCGAAGTACTGGTCTTCATCTGGCTTTTCATCTACAGCTGCGGAAAAATCTTCCAGAATCAAATGAGCATAGGCACAATGGTGATGTATTTCGAACTGACCCGCCAGTTTTTTTATCCTCTGCTTGGCCTGTTGCAGACATTTTCACAGCTCCAGAGCAGCGTGGCTTCAGGCAACCGGATTTTCGAGCTTTTCGACACCAGGTCTGAGGTGCTTGATAACATTCAGACAGAAGAAAAAGTCAGATTCAGCGGCTCCATAAATTTTGAAAACATTTCATTTTCATATGCCTTGGAACCTGTACTGAAAAATGTCAGTTTCGAAGTAAAAAAAGGCGAACATCTGGCGATCGTGGGAGCCTCAGGCTCAGGCAAAACCACCTGCACCAACCTGCTGCTGCGTTTCTATGATCCACAGTCAGGCCGCATCACTATCGACGGCAGGGACATCAGAAGTTACCGTCTCTCTGACTTGCGCCGCGACATCAGCCTGGTGCTTCAGGAAATCTATCTTTTCCCGGGCACTATCATGGAAAACCTCAAATTCAGCGATACCTCGCTTTCTGACGAGAGAGTCATTGAGGCGGCCAGGCTTCTCGGAGCCCATGAGTTCATCGCCAGGAAGCCAGACGGCTACAACACAGTGTTATCTGAACGGGGAGGGAACCTGTCATTGGGCGAGCGGCAGCTCCTTTCCTTCACCCGGGCTCTGATCAAAGATCCTGAAATCCTGATCCTGGACGAAGCCACCTCTTCTGTGGACGTGATCACAGAGCACAGGCTCCAGGAATCGCTTAAAAAACTGATGGAAGGCCGCACTGCGATCATCATAGCCCACAGATTGTCCACCATCAGAAACGCAGACAAGATCCTGGTTTTTGAAAATGGAGAAATCGTGGAACAGGGTCGTCATGACGATCTGCTGGCCAGAGGCGGAATCTATGACAGGCTGATAAAAATACAGGCTGTAGCCAGTTGCCTGCAGCAGAAAATATTGAGTGCTGAAGGTAGCCCATGA